Below is a genomic region from Candidatus Babeliales bacterium.
TACACGAGCAGGAGTTAACTCATAAACACCCTTGCGTTGCTTATTAAGATTCCAGATCGCACGAAATACAATGTCACATGCACAGACCATCAATCCAACAAAACTTAACGTTTCAAACAAAGAACGACCTTCGCATTCTTCCACTGCATTCTCAATATTATCTTGAAAAAATACCTCGGCCTCAGTCGGCGGAATCCCGCCATCAATAACAGCCTCCACATGCACTATTGAGCTAAAACACAAAAACAGTATAGTTATAAAACGTAATCGTTTCATTATGTACACCCTTTTTCTTACCATCATGATGGAGGCAACATAGCATGGTTAAATATTTCTGCATCTTTTTTACATTCACTTGTATAACACAAAGTAACGCCGCTCCAGGAGTTATGAGAATGCCAATTCCACGAACAAAAAGCATTTTCTCCATCCTAAATTTGCTCGAAGACGCTGAACCTGTTGTCATTGCTTACCGGACTCCCACACTTGAAGGACTTCAAAATATGAGGAGAATACTAAATGAAGCAATTGGTAGCAGATCCTTGATTACAAAACGATCAGAGCTACGTCATTTGCTTTGTCTTATCGATCATGGAATCCAATATTACATATATCAAGAGGATCCTGATTCCTTCCTCGCTGACAACGCAGAATATGTTGCGCACTTACAACAACAACTAGAGGCTATAGTTGGCCCCTTGTCCTTAAATACCTATGCGTAGTTTCCTTAGAGCCTTCTCGGACACTTGGTATGAACGACTGTTCGCGATACCGGCTTTTTGAAGGATATGATAAAAGAATTCACGATCGGGGCCTTTAATAACTGCTTGTTCATGAGCCTCAGATAAGCACACAGGATATCCACGTCCCTTGAGGGCTTGATTTGCAACAATAGAGACAACACGATCTAACAGTTCTGTATCCTGGGCCACCCACGACGGAGTCTCAACGCGGCCTATCTCGCGTCCTACATTGAGGTATACAAAACATGGACGCAAATGCTCTGGATAAAATCGAGTAATAGGGGAATGATTATAAAAAATCGCAGTGCGCTGGGTATTAGATAAGTACGAACGCACAATATGCGCATCCACTAATCCATCGACTGCATGATGAGCCGTACACCCCTCGTATGTGAAATTACATAATGCCACACGCACAAGATTTACTAACTCTTTACTCTTAGGCGAACTAATGTAACTAGCCATCGGAATGCGCTCTTGATACATACGCTCAAGACTCTGAAGATAGGACGATAAAAATTTCTCACGCAACGCATTATCTTTGGATTCCAAATGCCAGAAAATCAACGACCCATCATACAACACACAATACGGCATTTGACCATTCTGAGCTTTGAGTCTCATGCCTAATGTTACACCCGCATCAAGCTCATACGCTTCGCGCTTTGCATTGATCATATCAACCGTTTGAGCAATACCAGTGTCATCATCATACAACGTAAAGACATACGGATGAGTCTGTGCGCGCATAGAGCTTATTTCGAAGCCATAACTTAAATGAATTTCACCAACATTGAGTAAATAACAGCCAACCCCTTGATGCCGATCTGGATACACTTGAGATCCATCAACTGCAGCTACTTGATAGGATGGCAATGACAATGACGCATCGAAAACGGCTGATAAGGAACCATCCCATGTCGGTAGAATCCATGGTGCATTCGCAGATTTAATTTTGTGAATAAATAACGGATCGTCACTGATCATCTCCCACATAGTACGAGCAATATTTTGTGCATGCGATGTATCTTGAAACAAATGGGAACTAATCTCTTGGAACGCTTTAAGAAGTTGTGCCCTGTCAAGCATTAGACTGCCTTTTTTTCGTAATCGCTGAGCCCTCTATGCAATGCTTTGAGTGCAAGAAGTGCACACCGTATCCGATTAGGACCAAGATTCAATTGAATTAATTCACGAATAGATGTCTCATCCATGCGCTGTATTTCTACTACCGGTTTGCCAATAATCGCTTCCGCTAATAGTGATGCAGTTGCCTGGCTAATCATGCACCCTTTACCCGTAAATGCTATCTCTGAAACAATACCATCTTCTATTTTTCCTTGATACGCAATGGAATCACCGCAGGTTTCATCGCTTGCGAGTGCAAAGAAATCTGGGTGCGCAACAGTTCCGTAATAACGAGGATTCCTAAAGTAATCGACAATGCGTTCGTTATACAATGAACGAGACAATGAATCTGATTTTGATGTCATCTTCTTTCCTCTGATGATGAGATTTTCAGTATACAAGAGAGCGTGAACAATCCCAACTCTAGAAAAAGGTATACCGCATTCTGTATGCTGTGGTGAACATATAATACCTTTATGAAAGGAGTGACAATATGAAGCGGGTGTTATTATCGTTACTCATACTCACGCACGGCGTGCAAATCATACATGCTATGCCTGAAGCATTGCAGCGACTCAGAAGAAGACTATCAGACCCTACGGTTTCAACTCTGACAGAAGAAGACATTCAAACATTGGAGATGGAAGAAGCGCCGGGACCTCTTAAAAGATATGCGCGCCTCATTGCCTCTTCTCCTGTTCAAGAGGTAGAGGTGCTTCCATTACTAGATGACTGCAACCGACTTGCTGCGGCTGTAGCCACAGAAGAAGAAATAGCAGATGAAGCTGAACAAGATAAAACACTACGAGAATGGGTAGAACCTGCACAAGGGCTCAGCAGAATAGCAGCACACAGACTGATAGCATCGGCACCACAATTAGGAATGCAACTCAGAGAGACTGCACGCGGCGTTTCTCGCAGCGTAGATAGTCTTCGCACACAGTATAGATTCAGACAATTCAGAGACGAGGCTCTCGAACCAACTGTACAATCATTTCTAGAATCCGATGATGCTGCTGCACAATTAGTCGGAGAAACACGCAGAGAAATGGGATGGGCTGCTGGCGCAATGGCTACTGTATCAGGACTAGCTGTCTTTAGCGGACGATTCCACCGCAGCATGAGGCAGGCACGGGATGCAGGACAAATGGTCCAAGAAGGTAGTAAATTCTTTGGTCTTGAAACTGCCGCAATCGCAGGATCGCTAAGCGCAGCTGGCACCGCTGCTGCAGCATTTCTTAAACCTGCTGCTATCGTCGCCCTTGGGGGATATATCATGCTTAAAATCAGATGGGCATTTACAGCAGAAGATAAAATGAAGCGCATGGGCCTCGAAAGAGATTTCGAAAAGAAACTACGCAAAACTCAAGAACAAATCGATGCCTTAAGCAAGAAGATAAAAGAAATAGATCGTGAAGCACAGGGACGTGAAGAAAAAATTCAAAAGAAACTACAAGATGCTCTCGCTCGTCATGAAGAGCAAATGAGGCATGATGGGCAGCAAATTCGTGCCAATGCTGTTGAGGCTGTCGCTCTCGCAACTAGACTTGATACTGCAGTAAGACACGCCCTTCAGGAAGTTTCAGATGAACGAGATGAGCAAAAACGAGAATTTGCGGCTGCGCTCCTAGTTGTTAATCGTTGTGCGGAACGACAACACCTCGCAGAGGAAACTCAGCGGGCAATACAAGGCCTTCTTCAGCAGGTAGCAACACGCCTTGGCATCAATCACCAGGGCCTCATGGCACGGCTCTTACGTCGCGGTAGAGCTCGCAGCGAAGCCGGATTACCAGTAGGAGCACAAATCGGGGATATCACTGTACTAGAAGAACAAGCAACACCTATAGGACTTTCCGCTGTAGGCATAGGCCCCGATGGCCCTCGAGAACCTTAAGGCTGTTGCAAATAGCCATAGTAGGCGTAGGATAATGCCCAACAAAATGTGACGGGCAGTAATGATGAAAGAAGGAGATTCATCCCTATGAACCGGTTACTCAGAGTAGTTTTGGGATTTATCGGCCTCGGTATAGTGATCTATGCAGGGCGGAGCCTCCTCATCTCTAGGGAAGCATCAGAGCTGGAG
It encodes:
- a CDS encoding DNA double-strand break repair nuclease NurA; translated protein: MLDRAQLLKAFQEISSHLFQDTSHAQNIARTMWEMISDDPLFIHKIKSANAPWILPTWDGSLSAVFDASLSLPSYQVAAVDGSQVYPDRHQGVGCYLLNVGEIHLSYGFEISSMRAQTHPYVFTLYDDDTGIAQTVDMINAKREAYELDAGVTLGMRLKAQNGQMPYCVLYDGSLIFWHLESKDNALREKFLSSYLQSLERMYQERIPMASYISSPKSKELVNLVRVALCNFTYEGCTAHHAVDGLVDAHIVRSYLSNTQRTAIFYNHSPITRFYPEHLRPCFVYLNVGREIGRVETPSWVAQDTELLDRVVSIVANQALKGRGYPVCLSEAHEQAVIKGPDREFFYHILQKAGIANSRSYQVSEKALRKLRIGI
- a CDS encoding iron-sulfur cluster assembly scaffold protein, coding for MTSKSDSLSRSLYNERIVDYFRNPRYYGTVAHPDFFALASDETCGDSIAYQGKIEDGIVSEIAFTGKGCMISQATASLLAEAIIGKPVVEIQRMDETSIRELIQLNLGPNRIRCALLALKALHRGLSDYEKKAV